A region of Larimichthys crocea isolate SSNF chromosome X, L_crocea_2.0, whole genome shotgun sequence DNA encodes the following proteins:
- the mxi1 gene encoding max-interacting protein 1 isoform X2 codes for MTAVQLINIQRLLEAAEYLERKERECEHGYASTFPSNQNTNYQRQRKFRNKKFSSNHNRSTHNELEKNRRAHLRLCLERLKALIPLGPDCNRHTTLGLLNKAKAHIKKLEEADRKSQYQLESLEREQRHLQRQLELLRGGSGAAAQSSPGEGERIRMDSVGSTLCSDRSDSDQEEIEVDVESTEFSHGELDSVSTASTSDLDDHSSLQSMASDEGYSSCSVKLAFSS; via the exons ATGACGGCGGTTCAGTTGATAAACATCCAACGGTTACTGGAAGCCGCGGAGTATcttgaaaggaaagaaagag AGTGTGAACACGGATATGCTTCGACATTTCCGTCAAATCAGAACACAAACTACCAGAGGCAAAGAAAATTCCGAAATAAGAAGTTCAGCAGTAACCACAATAG GTCCACACATAATGAGCTGGAGAAGAATAG ACGAGCTCACCTGCGGCTGTGTCTGGAGCGGTTGAAGGCCCTCATACCCTTGGGACCCGACTGTAACCGCCACACCACCCTGGGCCTGCTCAACAAAGCCAAAGCACATATAAAG AAACTtgaagaggcagacaggaagagcCAGTACCAGCTGGAATCTCTGGAGCGCGAGCAGAGGCACCTCCAGCGCCAGCTGGAGCTACTGAGGGGAGGCAGCGGTGCTGCAGCCCAGAGCAGCccaggggagggggagaggataCGGATGGACAGTGTGGGCTCCACCCTCTGCTCCGACCGCTCTGACTCTGACCAAG AGGAGATTGAGGTGGACGTGGAAAGCACGGAGTTCTCCCATGGAGAGCTGGACAGTGTGAGCACAGCCAGCACCAGCGACCTGGACGACCACAGCAGCCTGCAGAGCATGGCCAGCGACGAGGGCTACTCCTCCTGCAGTGTCAAACTTGCCTTCTCCTCCTAG
- the mxi1 gene encoding max-interacting protein 1 isoform X1 translates to MAKSETQRRSLKSEEFFFDSEASLLDQQDFEMSSCPFNDVFNSKDSHMEQINTFLKNVQVLLEAARFLESADRKDGKCEHGYASTFPSNQNTNYQRQRKFRNKKFSSNHNRSTHNELEKNRRAHLRLCLERLKALIPLGPDCNRHTTLGLLNKAKAHIKKLEEADRKSQYQLESLEREQRHLQRQLELLRGGSGAAAQSSPGEGERIRMDSVGSTLCSDRSDSDQEEIEVDVESTEFSHGELDSVSTASTSDLDDHSSLQSMASDEGYSSCSVKLAFSS, encoded by the exons ATGGCCAAAAGTGAGACGCAAAGAAGAAGTTTGAAGAGTGAGGAGTTCTTCTTTGATTCCGAGGCGTCTCTCTTGGATCAGCAAGATTTCGAGATGTCTAGTTGCCCTTTCAATGACGTCTTCAACTCCAAAGACTCCCACATGGAGCAGATCAACACTTTTCTGAAAAATGTACAAGTTTTGCTGGAGGCTGCTAGGTTTCTTGAGAGCGCCGACAGGAAGGACGGAA AGTGTGAACACGGATATGCTTCGACATTTCCGTCAAATCAGAACACAAACTACCAGAGGCAAAGAAAATTCCGAAATAAGAAGTTCAGCAGTAACCACAATAG GTCCACACATAATGAGCTGGAGAAGAATAG ACGAGCTCACCTGCGGCTGTGTCTGGAGCGGTTGAAGGCCCTCATACCCTTGGGACCCGACTGTAACCGCCACACCACCCTGGGCCTGCTCAACAAAGCCAAAGCACATATAAAG AAACTtgaagaggcagacaggaagagcCAGTACCAGCTGGAATCTCTGGAGCGCGAGCAGAGGCACCTCCAGCGCCAGCTGGAGCTACTGAGGGGAGGCAGCGGTGCTGCAGCCCAGAGCAGCccaggggagggggagaggataCGGATGGACAGTGTGGGCTCCACCCTCTGCTCCGACCGCTCTGACTCTGACCAAG AGGAGATTGAGGTGGACGTGGAAAGCACGGAGTTCTCCCATGGAGAGCTGGACAGTGTGAGCACAGCCAGCACCAGCGACCTGGACGACCACAGCAGCCTGCAGAGCATGGCCAGCGACGAGGGCTACTCCTCCTGCAGTGTCAAACTTGCCTTCTCCTCCTAG